AACTTGCTCTTTAATTTTTTCAATTTGTGTCTTAGCAAATGAACCCATATTCCAAACGCTTTCGCAATTGCAAACATATTTTGCAAAGTTTTTAAGAATATTTTTACCAAATTCACTATGTTGAACTTCAGGATGAAATTGTAAGGCATACATTTTTTTCTCATCATTACCATATACACAAAATGGACTATTATCACTAACAGCAATAGTTTTAAATCCTGCTGGTAAATTCTCAACCTTATCAGAATGGCTCATCCAAACCACTTGAGATTTAGGTAAGTTTTTAAATAAACAACTATCTTCTTGAATGCTAATTTTAGCTTTACCATATTCTTTATGTCCTGCAGGTGCAACAACTGCTCCAAAATGATGAGCCATTAACTGCATTCCATAACAAATCCCTAAAATCGGCAAACCTAAATCAAAAATTTCTTTATCGCAAAAATAAGCATCATTTGCATAAACACTAGCAGGACCACCACTTAAAATAATACCTTTAGGCTCATAATTTTTAATATCATTCGCACTAATGTTAAATGGTAAAATAAGTGTATAAACTCCTTGCTCTCTAAGTCTTCTAGCAATAAGTTGGGTATATTGCGACCCAAAGTCAAGCACTAAAATATCTGCTTTTTCCATTAATTTCCTTTCCTAATATAAATCAAAATATTCAAATTGTAACCACCAAACAATAACACTTAGAACATAACCTAATAAAACAGTCCAAGCATATTTCATATGAGAGCCAAAGGTATAAATTCCACGCATTTTTCCCATTACTCCAACCCCAGCAGCAGAACCAAAACTAATTAATGAGCCACCTATTCCAGCCGTTAAGGTTACTAAAAGCCAATCATCTATATTCATATTTGGATTTGCTTTTAAAACCGCACTCATTACAGGCACATTATCAACTACCGCACTTAAAAATCCAACTCCAATATTTGTGCTCATAACTCCAGCAAAATCATATAATCTTGAAGCATAAGCTAGCCAACCTGCAAAATGAAGTGCTCCAACAGCGGCTAAAATACCGAAGAAAAACAACAATGTATCCATTTCAATTTTAGTCATATATGAAAATATATTTATATCTTTTTTGCCACGAGCGACATTAAATCTATAAGTATAAAGACTTAAAAGTGATAAGCCAAACATCATTCCCCACATAGCAGGTAAGCCAAATAATGAGTGCATTAAAACTGCACTAAAAATTGTTAAAGCACCTAAGAAAATAATGATTTTTCCACCATCTTTTATACGCTCAACTTTTAAAGATTTTTCATCAAAATTAGGTTTTACATTTGGAACGAATTTGCTTAATAAAAACGCAGTAAGCCACCAACCAAGGAAACTAGCAGGAAATAATGCGAAAAAGTCTATAAAAGGACTTTTACCAGCAGTCCAAACCATAAGAGTTGTAATATCTCCAAAAGGACTCCAAGCTCCACCTGCATTTGCAGCTACAACTATATTTATAGCACCAGGAACTAAAAATTCCTTTTTTTGATTGTCAATTGTAAGTAAAACGGTTGAAAGAATTAAAGCTGTAGTTAAATTATCAGCAACAGGAGATATGAAAAATGCTAAAAGCCCAGTTAGCCAAAATAATTTTCTATAAGTATATCCCTTTGTTACAAGCTTATATTTTAAGGTATTAAACACATTACGCTCAATTAAAGCTTCAATATAAGTCATAGCAACCATTAAGAAAAACACTATTTCAGCAATCTCTTCTATTAAATCCTTTACTTCATGCTCTAATGGCTCTGTGCTTTTTCCATTTAGACACAAATAAAGCCCTAAAATAATAAACATTAAAGTTCCAATAAATATTGCAGGTTTTGTTTTGTTTATATGATATTTATCTTCAGCTGCGATAAAATAGTAACCGATGATAAATATCACTAAACATAAAATTCCTGCCCATGAAAATGTAATTTCCATAAAAGCTCCTTTTAAAAAAATGATAGATATTATTTACTCTAATTCAACAAAGGGTAATTTTTGCGTTTGCGTTGACTTGTTATTATAATAACTTGGGTCGCTTTTATACCCACAAGCAGAAAACAACAAGGCAGCAAGTAAAACAATATGGTGGAATTTAAAAACATTGAAAATATTCATAATATTCTTTCTTCTCATAATAAAAACCTTTTATTTTTAAAGATTAATAAGCAATTAAAATTATTTATTTTAAGTATGCCACCTGACCTTAAATATAAATTAACTCAAAAAGGTGTAGTTTGTGATGTATTTAAAAAATATAACAAAAATTGCTTTAGAATTAGAGTTTATCATCCGACTTTAGCACAAGACTTAAGAAATGATTCAACTATAAAAACATTAAAAGAACATATTAAAATATATAAAAGAATTAATCCAAAAGACGCTGCTATTTTAAATCTATTTGAAGAAGAAATTATAATTAATTCTAATGCTATTTTAAAAGCATATATTGATTATGAAAAATCAAAACAACCAAAAATATTTTTAAAAGATTTAATGTGTGAGAATTTTCAAAATCTAGCGATATATGAAGAGCAAAAAATATTAATAAATAATCTAAAAGAAAGTATCAAAAAAACAAATGCAAAAATCAAATCTCTTAGACAAAATTAAATCATTACCAAATTCTTCTGGAGTTTATAGATATTATCATAATAATACCTTGCTTTATGTAGGTAAAGCAAAAGATTTAAAAAAAAGAGTTAAAAGCTATTTTGCCTTTACTCCAAGCCTTAGAGCAAATCCTAAAAACTCTCCTAGAATTATAAAATTAATTGAAGAAGCAAATAATTTAGAATATACCGCTACAAATAGTGAATTAGACGCACTGATTTTAGAAAATTCATTAATTAAACAAATGCGACCAAAATATAATATTTTATTAAGAGATGATAAGACTTATCCATATATTTGCTGTGATTTAAAAGAGACTTATCCAAGATTTGAGATAACTAGAAAGGTTAAAAAAGACCCACTGACTAAATATTATGGGCCTTATGCTAGTGGGGCTAAGGATTTGTTAGAAGCATTGTATTTATGTTATCCATTAAGACAAATGAAAAGCTGTAAAAAAAGATGTATATTTTATGATATGTCAAGATGTTTAGCTCCTTGTGAGTTTAGTGTTAAAGATGAATATGAAAATATCTTAAAGCAAGCCTTACAAGCTCTTAAAAATCCAAAACAAATGCTACAAACTTTAAATGAAAAAATGTTTAGATACGCTGATAATGAAAACTACGAAGAAGCGGCAAAAATAAGAGATATGATAAATCATATAAAGAATTTAAATCAAGAAATTGAAGTGGATTTGGCAAAAGATGTTAGTTTTGATGTATTTGCAATAACCAATAATAACGAATTCTTATCAAGCACTAGATTGGTGATAAATCACGGAAAAGTAATAAGCGTAATAAATGAAAAAATATCTAATAAAGAAGGTGATTTTTTAACCCAATTAATACTAGCAAACTATAAAGAAGGAATAATTCCAAACAATATTTATATAGAAAATCACAATGAAAATATAGAACTCTTAGAAGAATACTTAAGCAATCTTGCAAATCATAAAGTAAATATAAAAATCGCAAAAACTTTGGAGATAAAAAAACTAATTCAATTAGCTAAAAACAATGCTTTAATAAATCTTGAAAAGACTGAAAATAATATAGCAAATAAACTAAAAAGCTTTTTTAATCTTAGCAATACTCCTTATAATATTGAAGTGTTTGATAATTCACATTTTCAAGGTCAAGCAATAATTGGAGCTTTAATTAGTTATGATGTGTTTTCTAATAGTTTTAATAAAAATAATTATAAAAGATTTAATCTTACTAGCAATAACGATTATGAACAAATGAGAGAAATGCTTACTAGAAGGATAAATTCTTTTGATAAATCAGCCTGTCCTGATTTGTGGATTATAGATGGTGGAAAGGCTTTATTAGATTTAGCAAACGAGCTTTTAGCTCAAAATGAAATCAATTTAGATGTAATTGCAATTTCCAAAGAAAAATTAAATCATTTAGCACATAGAGCAAAAGGTGCTGCTAGGGATAAAATACATTTTAAGGATAAGGAATTTAATCTTAAAACAAGTGATGAAATATTGCAATTTATTCAAAAACTAAGAGATGAAGCACATAGATTTGCAATTACTTGTCATCAAAATGCAAAAAGAAAACAAGATATAAAATCATCAAAATTAGAGCAAATTGGAATTTCAAAAGCTAGTATCGTAAAATTATTAAAATACTTTGAAAATTATGAAAATATATACAATGCAAGTTATGATGAAATAGCAAAAGTAACAAATAAAAATGTAGCAACGAAAATTAGCCAAATTATTAAGTAATCATTTAATTTAATAGACATAATTATGCTCTAAATTATATAAAGGATTGTTGTGTTCCCAAGCTTGTTTAATATATTATTATGTGCTATTTTAATAGCAAGTTTATTTATAGAAAACCTATTAAATCAAACAATTTTTACAATTATTCTAG
This is a stretch of genomic DNA from Campylobacter sp. RM12651. It encodes these proteins:
- the nhaD gene encoding sodium:proton antiporter NhaD encodes the protein MEITFSWAGILCLVIFIIGYYFIAAEDKYHINKTKPAIFIGTLMFIILGLYLCLNGKSTEPLEHEVKDLIEEIAEIVFFLMVAMTYIEALIERNVFNTLKYKLVTKGYTYRKLFWLTGLLAFFISPVADNLTTALILSTVLLTIDNQKKEFLVPGAINIVVAANAGGAWSPFGDITTLMVWTAGKSPFIDFFALFPASFLGWWLTAFLLSKFVPNVKPNFDEKSLKVERIKDGGKIIIFLGALTIFSAVLMHSLFGLPAMWGMMFGLSLLSLYTYRFNVARGKKDINIFSYMTKIEMDTLLFFFGILAAVGALHFAGWLAYASRLYDFAGVMSTNIGVGFLSAVVDNVPVMSAVLKANPNMNIDDWLLVTLTAGIGGSLISFGSAAGVGVMGKMRGIYTFGSHMKYAWTVLLGYVLSVIVWWLQFEYFDLY
- the uvrC gene encoding excinuclease ABC subunit UvrC, which translates into the protein MQKSNLLDKIKSLPNSSGVYRYYHNNTLLYVGKAKDLKKRVKSYFAFTPSLRANPKNSPRIIKLIEEANNLEYTATNSELDALILENSLIKQMRPKYNILLRDDKTYPYICCDLKETYPRFEITRKVKKDPLTKYYGPYASGAKDLLEALYLCYPLRQMKSCKKRCIFYDMSRCLAPCEFSVKDEYENILKQALQALKNPKQMLQTLNEKMFRYADNENYEEAAKIRDMINHIKNLNQEIEVDLAKDVSFDVFAITNNNEFLSSTRLVINHGKVISVINEKISNKEGDFLTQLILANYKEGIIPNNIYIENHNENIELLEEYLSNLANHKVNIKIAKTLEIKKLIQLAKNNALINLEKTENNIANKLKSFFNLSNTPYNIEVFDNSHFQGQAIIGALISYDVFSNSFNKNNYKRFNLTSNNDYEQMREMLTRRINSFDKSACPDLWIIDGGKALLDLANELLAQNEINLDVIAISKEKLNHLAHRAKGAARDKIHFKDKEFNLKTSDEILQFIQKLRDEAHRFAITCHQNAKRKQDIKSSKLEQIGISKASIVKLLKYFENYENIYNASYDEIAKVTNKNVATKISQIIK